A stretch of Paludisphaera borealis DNA encodes these proteins:
- a CDS encoding dienelactone hydrolase family protein, which yields MSPGMNAERAGQEVRIPTFEMLMSGTLVLPRGASRVILFAHGSGSGRFSSRNQFVAASLQRARLGTLLIDLLAEDEAKDLRKVFDIELLAARLLTAAQWLAREPATRGLRLGFLGASTGAAAALIAAARRPELAGAVVSRGGRPDLARGDLPDVTVPTLLIVGSLDEDVLELNRQAPALLRSPRELVVVPGATHLFPEPGTLEEVARLAERWFLQHLERDSQLSRDRPATAAE from the coding sequence TGCGGATCCCGACCTTCGAGATGCTCATGAGCGGGACGTTAGTCTTGCCGCGTGGCGCTTCGAGGGTGATCCTCTTCGCTCATGGCAGCGGCAGCGGGCGGTTCAGCTCTCGCAACCAGTTCGTCGCGGCATCGCTGCAGAGAGCCAGGCTGGGGACGCTATTGATCGACCTACTGGCAGAGGACGAGGCCAAGGACCTACGCAAAGTGTTCGACATCGAGCTGCTGGCGGCGCGGCTTCTAACCGCAGCCCAATGGCTGGCTCGCGAGCCCGCGACGCGGGGCCTGCGCCTTGGCTTCTTAGGTGCCAGTACCGGTGCCGCGGCGGCCTTGATAGCCGCGGCCCGCCGCCCCGAGCTGGCCGGCGCGGTCGTCTCTCGCGGCGGCCGGCCCGACCTGGCACGCGGCGACCTACCGGACGTCACGGTGCCCACGCTGCTGATCGTCGGCAGTCTCGACGAGGACGTTCTCGAGCTGAACCGGCAGGCGCCGGCATTGCTGCGCAGTCCGCGGGAACTCGTCGTCGTCCCCGGCGCGACGCACCTCTTCCCCGAGCCGGGGACCTTGGAGGAAGTCGCCCGCCTCGCGGAGCGGTGGTTCCTCCAGCACCTCGAGCGTGATTCACAACTCTCCCGCGATCGACCGGCCACAGCCGCCGAGTGA
- a CDS encoding IS4 family transposase, with amino-acid sequence MRRCNAGPSWRILHRAVERSEPPETAPGLRVAVRQPARLGGFLRRTRDGEPGVTTLWRGLRRLNDSALSRNLAEQALRASPQLVGNG; translated from the coding sequence GTGCGACGCTGCAATGCCGGGCCGTCGTGGCGGATCTTGCACCGGGCCGTCGAGCGGTCGGAGCCGCCGGAAACGGCCCCCGGGCTGAGAGTGGCGGTTCGCCAACCGGCCAGGCTGGGCGGCTTCCTGAGGCGCACCCGCGACGGCGAGCCCGGCGTGACGACGCTTTGGCGCGGCCTCCGCCGGCTAAACGATTCGGCCCTCAGCAGGAACCTCGCCGAGCAAGCGTTGCGGGCCAGCCCTCAACTTGTGGGTAATGGCTAG
- the ppsA gene encoding phosphoenolpyruvate synthase yields MAYDTAESRFIRRFDQIGIEDVPLVGGKNASLGEMYRELTPKGVRVPDGFAVTAEAYHHFLREAGLEKQLREILGGLETRDLDDLARRGQRARQAILSAGLPGDLGREIVAAYARLSEDKSVPLDVAVRSSATAEDLPDASFAGQQETYLNVQGTQALLDACRRCFASLYTDRAISYRTNKGFDHFTVGLSIGVQRMIRSDLASSGVMFSLDTETGFRDVVLINASYGLGENIVQGSVNPDEYYVFKPTLRQGHRPILQKRVGTKEFKLVYDQGGGRMTKNVPVPPEDRSRFAIGDDDVLALALWACLIEDHYSARRGRPTPMDIEWAKDGRTGELFIVQARPETVQSLSRPEAFEVYSLKSRGPLLVSGRSVGEKIGRGPVRVVKSIHDLHEFRDGEVLVTDKTDPDWEPMMKKAAAIVTDRGGRTCHAAIVSRELGLPAVVGTLRGTELLHDGQAVTVSCAEGETGFVYEGLLDIEVHRMDVRDLRRPQTKIMLNIANPEEAFRQSFIPNDGVGLAREEFIISTYIKVHPMALVDYERLDDPAVRSEIDRLAAGYDDKAQFFVDKLAQGVATIAAAFYPKDVIVRLSDFKTNEYANLIGGAAYEPSEENPMLGFRGASRYYSPRYRAGFALECRAMKRVREEMGLTNLKLMVPFCRTVDEGRLVLAEMAANGLRRGEGGLEVYVMCEIPSNVILAEQFAEVFDGFSIGSNDLTQLVLGVDRDSEIVAPIFNERDPAVTAMIADAIARAKAAGRKIGICGQAPSDYLEFARFLVERRIDSISLNPDTVLRTTLSILQFEAALQPP; encoded by the coding sequence ATGGCCTACGACACGGCCGAGAGCCGGTTCATCCGCCGTTTCGATCAGATCGGCATCGAGGACGTCCCGCTGGTGGGGGGCAAGAACGCCTCGCTCGGCGAGATGTACCGCGAGTTGACGCCCAAGGGGGTGAGGGTCCCGGACGGTTTCGCGGTGACGGCCGAGGCGTACCATCACTTCCTCAGAGAGGCGGGACTCGAGAAACAACTTCGCGAGATCCTGGGGGGGTTGGAAACTCGGGATCTCGATGATCTGGCCCGACGCGGCCAGCGGGCTCGACAGGCGATCCTCTCGGCCGGCCTGCCAGGCGACCTGGGCCGCGAGATCGTCGCCGCCTACGCACGGCTCTCCGAGGACAAGTCCGTTCCTCTCGACGTCGCCGTTCGGAGCAGCGCCACGGCCGAGGACCTGCCCGACGCCAGCTTCGCCGGCCAGCAGGAGACCTATCTCAACGTCCAGGGGACGCAGGCGCTCCTAGACGCGTGCCGCCGCTGCTTTGCCTCGCTCTACACGGACCGGGCCATCTCATATCGCACGAACAAGGGCTTCGACCACTTCACGGTCGGTCTTTCGATCGGGGTTCAGCGGATGATACGCTCCGACCTGGCGAGCTCGGGGGTCATGTTCTCGCTCGACACCGAGACCGGCTTCCGCGATGTCGTGCTGATCAACGCCTCCTACGGCTTGGGCGAGAACATAGTCCAGGGCTCGGTGAATCCGGACGAGTACTACGTCTTCAAGCCCACCCTCCGGCAGGGGCACCGCCCGATTCTCCAGAAGCGCGTCGGGACCAAGGAATTCAAGTTGGTCTACGACCAGGGCGGAGGCCGGATGACGAAGAACGTCCCTGTCCCGCCTGAGGACCGGTCCCGCTTCGCGATAGGCGACGACGACGTTCTGGCCCTGGCCCTCTGGGCGTGCCTCATTGAGGACCACTACAGCGCCCGGAGAGGCCGGCCGACCCCGATGGATATTGAATGGGCCAAAGACGGCCGCACGGGCGAGCTCTTCATCGTCCAGGCGCGACCCGAGACCGTCCAGTCGCTAAGCCGGCCCGAGGCGTTCGAGGTCTACAGCCTGAAGTCGCGAGGGCCCTTGCTGGTGAGCGGCCGGAGCGTCGGCGAGAAGATCGGCCGGGGGCCGGTCCGGGTGGTTAAGAGCATCCACGACCTCCACGAGTTCCGGGACGGCGAGGTCCTCGTCACTGACAAGACCGACCCCGACTGGGAACCGATGATGAAGAAGGCCGCCGCCATCGTCACCGACCGGGGCGGCCGCACTTGCCACGCCGCCATCGTCAGCAGGGAACTGGGGTTGCCCGCCGTCGTCGGCACTCTGAGAGGGACCGAGCTACTCCACGACGGGCAGGCCGTCACCGTATCTTGCGCCGAGGGGGAAACCGGCTTTGTGTACGAGGGGCTGCTCGACATCGAGGTCCATCGCATGGACGTTCGCGACCTTCGCCGACCGCAGACGAAGATCATGTTGAACATCGCCAACCCCGAGGAGGCCTTCCGGCAGTCGTTCATCCCTAACGACGGCGTTGGGCTAGCGCGCGAGGAATTCATCATCTCGACTTACATCAAGGTCCATCCTATGGCGCTGGTCGACTACGAACGCCTCGATGACCCGGCGGTCCGGTCGGAGATCGATCGCCTGGCGGCCGGCTACGACGACAAGGCTCAGTTCTTCGTCGATAAGCTGGCCCAAGGGGTCGCAACGATCGCTGCGGCGTTCTACCCCAAGGACGTCATAGTCCGGCTCAGCGACTTCAAGACCAACGAGTATGCCAACCTCATCGGAGGCGCGGCTTACGAGCCAAGCGAGGAGAACCCGATGCTTGGCTTCCGCGGCGCCTCGCGGTATTACAGCCCGCGCTACCGGGCGGGATTCGCTCTTGAGTGCCGGGCGATGAAAAGAGTTCGCGAAGAAATGGGCCTGACGAACCTCAAGCTGATGGTCCCTTTCTGCCGGACCGTCGACGAAGGGCGCCTCGTACTCGCCGAGATGGCGGCGAACGGCCTGCGTCGCGGCGAAGGGGGACTGGAGGTTTATGTCATGTGCGAGATACCCAGCAACGTCATTCTGGCCGAACAGTTCGCCGAGGTGTTCGACGGCTTCTCGATCGGCTCCAACGACCTGACCCAACTCGTTCTGGGCGTGGACCGCGACTCCGAGATCGTCGCCCCCATCTTCAACGAGCGCGATCCGGCTGTGACGGCGATGATCGCAGACGCGATCGCCAGGGCCAAGGCCGCGGGCCGCAAGATCGGCATCTGCGGCCAGGCTCCGAGCGATTACCTCGAATTCGCGAGATTCCTGGTCGAGCGGCGGATCGACAGCATCTCGCTCAATCCCGACACCGTGCTGCGCACGACCCTAAGCATCCTGCAGTTTGAGGCCGCACTTCAGCCACCTTGA
- a CDS encoding ISAzo13-like element transposase-related protein — protein sequence MGARDRRDGVVRSSTRAPLRGGLRRPGTTAERRRGPGIGGRHPRDRGALFVRRPGTPVGAAVHQAVVAGSPGGPDQEGPPSERTIRDVLNRMNCRLKRIQKGKPLKETDAIFANVKRVDEEARDDPGTLEISMDTKSKVSLGDYSSGGGPEPSRPVKRPRGGATTRPRRRNWSRSGSSRPRPGR from the coding sequence GTGGGGGCGCGAGACCGTCGAGACGGGGTTGTGCGAAGCTCGACGCGGGCTCCGCTGCGTGGAGGACTTCGCCGCCCGGGGACGACTGCGGAGCGAAGACGAGGACCGGGGATTGGCGGCCGACATCCGCGCGATCGTGGAGCCCTGTTCGTACGCCGACCCGGCACTCCAGTCGGCGCGGCGGTGCACCAAGCTGTCGTCGCGGGAAGTCCGGGAGGTCCTGATCAAGAAGGGCCGCCCAGCGAGCGGACGATCCGAGACGTCCTCAACCGGATGAACTGCCGCCTCAAGCGAATCCAGAAAGGCAAGCCCCTGAAGGAGACCGACGCGATCTTCGCGAACGTGAAGCGGGTCGACGAGGAGGCGAGGGACGACCCCGGAACCCTGGAAATCTCGATGGACACGAAGTCGAAAGTAAGCCTGGGCGACTACTCGAGTGGGGGGGGACCCGAACCGAGTCGGCCGGTGAAGCGCCCAAGGGGTGGGGCCACGACCCGCCCGCGAAGGAGAAACTGGTCCCGTTCGGGGTCCTCACGGCCGCGACCGGGGCGTTGA